The window ATCGCCCTTGACGACCTCCTTGACCTGCGCGAGGCCGGTGCCCTCCTCGTTCGCGTCGGCAAACTCGACCCGGAGGACCACGTCCGACTGCTCCACCAGGTCCACCGGCGTGAACGTCGGGTCGATGAAGCCCCGGGCGGTCGTCGCCGAGGCCGTCAGGAGCGCGAGAATCGCAACAAACCCCATCGTCCTTTTCACTGCCTGTCCTCCCAAATACCCCGCTGACTGCACGTCTCTGCACAATGTAGGGACAACACGAGGCCGGGTGCCGCAGCCGCCTGCTCACACAGAACGACGGTGCCGGCACGTCCCCTGCGGGGAGGTTCCCGGGCTCTGCGCCGGTCGGAAGCCTCACGACTGTGGCAAACACAATTGTGCCCCAGCAGAGGCGCCGTGTCAAGCTCGCCCGACGCCCGCCCGCCGCGCCGCGTCCGTGTTCCGTCCGTGTTCCTCTGTGCCCGTCCGTGTTCGTCCGCGCCGGCCCGCGCCGGCCCGTGTCCGTCCGTGCCGGCCCGTGCAGGTCCGTGTTGGGTCCGTGTCCGTCCGTGTCCGTCCGTGTTCGTCCGTGTCCGTCCGTGTCCGTCCGTGTTCGTCCGTGCCGGTCCGTGTCCCCCGGCTGCCCCCTTGCATCCCCGGGGGGGCATGGTGTAGATTCGCCTGCAGACGAGGGGGAATCGTCGGCCCTCGCGCCGCCTGCCGTCCGTCACGAGGTCGAGTCCGAACCATGTCCGGCGCCACAGTCCAGGACGGCTTGGGCTTCCACGTCGAGGTCACCGGCCCGGAGCAGGAGGGCTACCTCTACGAGGTGGGACCGAACGGGCTGCTGGTGGGCCGGTCCTCCGCGTGCGACGTGGTGTTTGAGGGCCGCGAGGTCTCCCGGCGCCACGCCTACTTCTACCTCGCCGGCGACGCCTGCTGCATCAAGGACCTGACCTCGAAGAACGGCACGTTCGTCAACGGCCAGCGGACCCGGCAGGCGCAGTTGCGCGACGGCGACGTGGCCACCCTGGGCGGCAACCGGCTCATCGTGCGCCTCCAGCCGTCGTCCGCGTCCCCGCGCTCATCCCCCCGGTCCGGCTCCCGTCAGCCTCCGCCCCTCGAGCAGGGCCAGCAACTGGCCCTGGCGGCCCTGGTCACCGGCGCTCTGGCCTACCTGCACTGGGCATTCGGCCTCGGCGGGGCCGTGCTGGCCCTCGTCAGCCTCTGGGAGGCGCGCGGCCGGCCCGCCCGCGGCGCCCGGGCCCTGGCCGTCGGCGCGCTGGCGCTCGGCCTGTGCGGAGGCGTCGTGAACGCCTGGTTCGCCGAGGTCGCCCCC of the Candidatus Brocadiaceae bacterium genome contains:
- a CDS encoding FHA domain-containing protein; amino-acid sequence: MSGATVQDGLGFHVEVTGPEQEGYLYEVGPNGLLVGRSSACDVVFEGREVSRRHAYFYLAGDACCIKDLTSKNGTFVNGQRTRQAQLRDGDVATLGGNRLIVRLQPSSASPRSSPRSGSRQPPPLEQGQQLALAALVTGALAYLHWAFGLGGAVLALVSLWEARGRPARGARALAVGALALGLCGGVVNAWFAEVAPRVRSRLEEEARIECGRRLAAIAETVSAYRDAHAGALPERLEVLVDRGLLRPADLECPGRRLSGRGPARYVFLTPKDGHLARAGDVILADGDLSYHQGRGGWIVRGDGRLEWLESDLFADVLARAFAARRGPPADPEAPEP